A genomic region of Rhipicephalus sanguineus isolate Rsan-2018 chromosome 3, BIME_Rsan_1.4, whole genome shotgun sequence contains the following coding sequences:
- the LOC119387587 gene encoding uncharacterized protein LOC119387587, with product MLKLCILVLATASYVSKGSPSSGTPPISRLFDLSPAGISDANTFVDNVFKDNLPPLVRGSPRLFPYATIGDFIFTVPKNRITNRDLTVNVTSGEIRGLDTALQRKGDCQAPFFHNGRTVVSCNIAIQGLNITFTSMVKGDSLVATWKTIWVKVDVTDSNIQFEAITPIGPGIGILRAFHIDDITLDVTYDSNLSLNEGRREKFKEEIAAKVKKELRRIFFEYKSLLPRAVEMYRNPTPY from the exons ATGCTGAAGCTCTGTATATTGGTGCTGGCAACTGCCAGTTACG TTTCAAAAGGCTCTCCTTCATCGGGAACGCCTCCAATTAGCAGGTTGTTTGACC TGTCGCCGGCTGGCATCAGTGATGCGAACACTTTCGTGGACAACGTCTTCAAGGATAATCTGCCACCACTCGTGAGGGGGTCGCCGCGGCTTTTCCCCTACGCGACCATCGGAGACTTCATCTTCACG GTGCCCAAGAACCGGATCACCAACCGTGACTTGACGGTGAACGTGACAAGTGGCGAGATCCGAGGCCTGGACACTGCCCTGCAGCGGAAGGGAGACTGTCAGGCGCCCTTCTTCCATAACGGACGGACCGTCGTCTCTTGCAACATTGCCATACAGGGACTCAACATTACGTTCACTTCGATG GTAAAAGGAGATTCCTTGGTCGCCACTTGGAAGACCATCTGGGTGAAAGTAGACGTGACGGACAGCAATATTCAGTTCGAAGCCATAACTCCCATTGGTCCGGGCATCGGGATTCTCCGGGCATTCCACATCGATGACATTACGCTGGACGTCACGTACGACAGCAACCTCAGCCTCAACGAAGGTCGCCGCGAGAAGTTCAAGGAAGAAATTGCGGCTAAAGTCAAGAAAGAGCTGCGGCGCATTTTCTTCGAATACAAGTCGCTTCTGCCCCGTGCTGTAGAGATGTACAGGAACCCTACCCCCTACTAA